The Bradyrhizobium sp. CCGB01 genome segment TGCCGTTCCTGATGCACTATGGCGACATGACGGACTCGACCAATTTGATCCGCCTGGTGCAGCAGATCCGGCCGACCGAGATCTACAATCTGGCGGCCCAGAGCCACGTCGCCGTCAGCTTCGAGAGCCCGGAATACACCGCCAATGCCGACGCCATCGGCGTGCTGCGCCTCCTGGAAGCGATCCGCATCCTCGGCATGGAGAAAGAGACGCGGTTCTACCAGGCCTCGACCTCCGAGCTCTACGGCCTCGTGCAGGAGATCCCGCAGAAGGAGACCACGCCGTTCTATCCGCGCTCGCCCTACGGCGTCGCAAAGCTCTACGGCTACTGGATCACGGTGAACTACCGCGAGGCCTACGGCATGTTCGCAAGCAACGGCATCCTGTTCAACCATGAGAGCCCGATCCGCGGCGAGACCTTCGTCACCCGCAAGATCACGCGCGGCGTCGCGCGCATCGAGGTCGGGCTCGAGGACACGCTTTATCTCGGCAATCTCTCGGCCAAGCGCGACTGGGGCCATGCGCGCGACTATGTCGAGGGCATGCACATGATCCTCCAGGCCGACACGCCCGACGACTTCGTGCTCGCCACCGGCGAGATGCGCTCGGTACGCGAGATGGTCGAGCTGTCCTTTGCGCATGTCGGCCGCCGCATCGAATGGCGCGGGATGGGCGTCGAGGAGACCGGCGTCGATGCGAAGAGCGGCAAGACGGTGGTGAGGATCGATCCGACCTATTTCCGTCCGACCGAGGTCGATCTCCTCGTCGGCGATGCCAGCAAGGCGCGGGACAAGCTCGGCTGGAAGCCGAAGCGCAGCTTTGCCGAGCTCGTCGCGGAGATGATGGCCAGCGATCTGGCGGAGGCAAAACGGGACGCCGGCCGTGGCAAGCGCAGCGTTTGAGCTGAGCGGCAAGACCGTCTACGTCGCCGGCCATCGCGGCATGGTCGGCAGCGCGATTGCGCGTCGGCTGGCGCGGGAGGACGTGCAGCTCGTCACGGTCGACCGGCGCGAGCTCGATCTGTGCAACCAGGCCGCCGTGTTCGACTGGTTCGCGACAACGCGGCCGCAGGTGATCTTCCTCGCCGCCGCCAAGGTCGGCGGCATCGTCGCCAACGACACGCTGCGCGCCGAGTTCATCTACGACAACATCGCGATCGCGGCGAACGTGATCCAGGCGGCGCATCGGAACGG includes the following:
- the gmd gene encoding GDP-mannose 4,6-dehydratase, with product MAERIALITGVTGQDGAYLAEYLLSLGYVVHGIKRRSSSFNTARVDHLYQDPHVGNVPFLMHYGDMTDSTNLIRLVQQIRPTEIYNLAAQSHVAVSFESPEYTANADAIGVLRLLEAIRILGMEKETRFYQASTSELYGLVQEIPQKETTPFYPRSPYGVAKLYGYWITVNYREAYGMFASNGILFNHESPIRGETFVTRKITRGVARIEVGLEDTLYLGNLSAKRDWGHARDYVEGMHMILQADTPDDFVLATGEMRSVREMVELSFAHVGRRIEWRGMGVEETGVDAKSGKTVVRIDPTYFRPTEVDLLVGDASKARDKLGWKPKRSFAELVAEMMASDLAEAKRDAGRGKRSV